Proteins from one Caulobacter sp. 73W genomic window:
- a CDS encoding TonB-dependent receptor codes for MSNITKIMRARTLLLATVGLTALVATSAQARQAAPTAEAFNGVEEIVVTAQRRETRLQDTPVSITALGAEALVERGVTNLGQMTNFAPNLEIHQTNRPAGGGSAFAAYIRGVGTGDFQFPTDPGVGVYVDDVYLARSVGGLLSLEDIERVEVLRGPQGTLFGRNTIGGAINVVTTRPRVSGEVGGLLKTRLGEYGRRDYIASINGPLIDGALGGKLTASYLTSDGWGEQALDGAPLSDEKRFILRGALLWTPTADTTVSLNADFTEQNQHPPLGRITGFAPTGATIAKMARFNQYAAAPEAARLGLAPGSIVDGRYVSTDVDKTWDRQPNYDDSQIGGASLVIEQRLSENLNFKSITSGRTISAEIGVDGDHTPFSLQTSQTKLNQHQYSQEFQLSGRAFDDRLNFIIGLYAFKERGSSVLYTESFHGIWENIPVALRTPADAGDTLTYFYMNAESYAAYGQATWSFTDKLDLTLGGRLNKDKKDYAYSVFFTQRGATQVPFSRASAEWDSFSPRIGLDWRPADNILAYASYSEGFKSGGFGASNNALVPTPQYEPEELAAYELGLKTDWFNRRLTANLAVFQSQYDQIQLTVQSVDPVTNANLRTTRNAGSSKIRGFEAEFVARPTADLNLNFNVGYVDAKFDELAPGALSSGFKLDDRVPQIPDWSITGGAQYQFHPAIGDITVRADVSYKGDMFLTAADPTSYQDSYTLVNARLAWEPAAFDGLELAVQGTNLGDTRYNIYQATLAPTGSKVEIPSAPRQIFVEARLKF; via the coding sequence TTGTCCAACATCACGAAGATCATGCGTGCGCGCACCTTGCTGCTTGCAACGGTCGGCCTGACCGCCTTGGTCGCCACGTCGGCCCAGGCCCGACAGGCCGCGCCGACCGCCGAGGCCTTCAACGGCGTCGAGGAGATCGTCGTCACCGCCCAGCGGCGCGAGACGCGTCTGCAGGACACGCCCGTCTCCATCACCGCCCTTGGCGCCGAAGCGCTCGTGGAGCGCGGCGTCACCAATCTGGGTCAGATGACCAACTTCGCGCCGAACCTTGAAATCCACCAGACCAACCGCCCGGCTGGCGGCGGCTCGGCGTTCGCCGCCTATATCCGCGGGGTCGGCACGGGCGACTTCCAGTTTCCCACCGATCCAGGCGTCGGCGTCTATGTCGACGACGTCTATCTGGCCCGTTCGGTGGGCGGCCTGCTGTCGCTGGAGGATATCGAGCGCGTCGAGGTGCTGCGCGGTCCGCAAGGCACCCTGTTCGGCCGCAACACGATCGGCGGCGCGATCAATGTGGTGACCACCCGACCGCGGGTCAGCGGCGAAGTGGGTGGTTTGCTGAAGACGCGTCTGGGCGAGTATGGTCGGCGTGACTACATCGCCAGCATCAACGGCCCCCTGATCGACGGCGCCTTGGGCGGCAAACTCACGGCCTCCTATCTGACCTCGGACGGCTGGGGCGAGCAGGCGCTTGATGGAGCTCCGCTTTCGGACGAGAAGCGTTTTATTCTTCGCGGCGCGCTGCTCTGGACGCCCACGGCCGACACCACGGTCAGCCTGAACGCCGACTTCACCGAACAGAACCAGCATCCGCCGCTGGGCCGCATCACCGGTTTCGCACCGACGGGCGCCACGATCGCCAAGATGGCGCGCTTCAACCAGTACGCCGCCGCGCCCGAAGCCGCGCGCCTGGGTCTGGCGCCGGGAAGCATCGTCGACGGCCGCTACGTGTCGACGGATGTCGACAAGACCTGGGACCGTCAGCCCAACTACGACGACAGCCAGATCGGCGGCGCCTCCTTGGTGATTGAACAGCGTCTGAGCGAGAACCTGAACTTCAAGTCGATCACCTCGGGGCGCACCATCTCGGCGGAGATCGGGGTCGATGGGGATCACACCCCGTTCTCGCTCCAGACCTCGCAGACCAAGCTCAACCAGCACCAGTATAGCCAGGAGTTCCAACTCTCTGGGCGCGCGTTCGACGACCGGCTGAACTTCATCATCGGTCTTTATGCCTTCAAGGAGCGGGGCAGCTCGGTGCTGTACACCGAGAGCTTCCACGGGATCTGGGAGAACATCCCCGTGGCGCTGCGTACGCCCGCGGACGCCGGCGACACCCTGACCTACTTCTACATGAACGCCGAAAGCTACGCCGCCTACGGCCAGGCTACCTGGTCGTTCACCGACAAGCTTGATCTGACGCTCGGCGGGCGCCTGAACAAGGACAAGAAGGACTACGCCTACTCCGTGTTCTTCACCCAGCGCGGCGCCACCCAGGTGCCGTTCAGCCGCGCCAGCGCCGAATGGGACAGCTTCTCGCCGCGCATCGGGCTGGACTGGCGCCCGGCCGACAACATTCTGGCCTACGCCTCCTATTCGGAAGGTTTCAAGAGCGGCGGCTTCGGCGCCTCGAACAACGCGCTGGTGCCGACGCCTCAGTATGAGCCGGAAGAACTGGCGGCCTACGAGCTGGGCCTGAAGACCGACTGGTTCAACCGCCGCCTGACCGCCAATCTGGCCGTCTTCCAGAGCCAGTACGACCAGATCCAGCTGACCGTGCAGTCGGTCGATCCGGTGACCAACGCCAACCTGCGCACCACCCGCAACGCGGGCAGCTCCAAGATCCGGGGCTTCGAAGCCGAGTTCGTGGCGCGTCCGACCGCCGACCTGAACCTCAACTTCAATGTCGGCTATGTGGACGCCAAGTTCGACGAGCTGGCGCCGGGCGCCCTGAGCAGCGGGTTCAAGCTGGACGACCGCGTGCCGCAGATACCCGACTGGTCGATCACCGGCGGCGCCCAGTACCAGTTCCACCCCGCCATCGGCGACATCACCGTCCGGGCCGACGTCTCGTACAAGGGCGACATGTTCCTGACCGCGGCGGATCCGACCTCCTATCAGGACAGCTACACCCTGGTGAACGCCCGCCTGGCCTGGGAGCCGGCCGCCTTCGACGGGCTGGAGCTGGCGGTGCAGGGGACCAACCTCGGCGACACTCGCTACAACATCTACCAAGCGACCCTGGCCCCCACCGGCAGCAAGGTGGAGATCCCCAGCGCGCCTCGTCAGATCTTCGTCGAGGCCCGCCTGAAGTTCTGA
- a CDS encoding MFS transporter: MSAALNPVERRLRDKIFWRLIAPLTFLIFMSSLDRSNIAIAALEMNQEIGLSPEMYGRGAGLFFFLGYIALQYPHTALLRRIHARRWVAGSVIVWGAVATLMAFIRTPEHFYVLRFLLGIAEGGFAPGAAYLAALWMPRRFRASAISGTMLAIPISQVIGAPLSGWLMTSDLHLFSLSGWRFMVFVEGLVTIACGVAAYYVFIDRLEAARWLNDEEKALVVTEAASDQAERSGPAGRLLFLRSGSFWAACAIWFCLLAGAQGLIFWMAQVVRQVAGAPPCRSA; this comes from the coding sequence ATGTCGGCCGCCCTCAATCCGGTCGAGCGCCGGCTTCGCGACAAGATCTTCTGGCGGCTGATCGCGCCGCTCACCTTCCTGATCTTCATGTCCTCCCTGGACCGCTCCAACATCGCCATCGCGGCGCTGGAGATGAACCAAGAGATCGGCCTGTCGCCGGAGATGTACGGCCGTGGCGCAGGCCTGTTCTTCTTCCTCGGCTACATCGCCCTGCAATATCCGCATACCGCGCTGCTGCGGCGTATCCACGCCCGCCGCTGGGTGGCGGGATCGGTGATCGTCTGGGGCGCGGTGGCGACCCTGATGGCATTCATCCGCACGCCCGAGCATTTCTACGTCCTGCGCTTTTTGCTCGGGATCGCCGAAGGGGGCTTTGCGCCCGGGGCGGCCTATCTGGCGGCGCTGTGGATGCCCCGCCGGTTCCGCGCCTCGGCGATCAGCGGCACCATGCTGGCCATCCCCATCTCGCAGGTGATCGGCGCGCCGCTGTCGGGCTGGCTGATGACGTCCGACCTGCACCTCTTCTCCCTGTCGGGCTGGCGCTTCATGGTCTTTGTCGAGGGCCTCGTCACCATCGCCTGCGGCGTCGCCGCCTATTACGTCTTTATCGACCGCCTGGAGGCGGCGCGGTGGCTGAACGATGAGGAAAAGGCGCTGGTCGTCACCGAGGCGGCCAGTGACCAGGCCGAGCGTTCCGGCCCCGCCGGACGGCTGCTTTTCCTTCGCAGCGGCTCTTTCTGGGCCGCCTGCGCGATCTGGTTCTGCCTGCTGGCCGGCGCCCAGGGTCTGATCTTCTGGATGGCCCAGGTCGTGCGCCAGGTGGCCGGGGCGCCCCCCTGCAGATCGGCGTGA
- a CDS encoding CapA family protein, with amino-acid sequence MSSARFYAVADIGPDRDDPRECFALVRDELRKADIAFSQLEVNLTERGARLPQVRHTHRAKASSAAAMRDAGFTVVSFSGNHCMDWGRDGFFDTIDNLKSAGLDVAGVGADIAQARTPVIQEANGIKVAFLAYNSILPANYWAEADRPGCAPMRAWTIYEQIEPDQPGTPCRVHTYANRDDLASMAADIKAARQQADVVAVSIHWGIHFIPAVLADYQQEVAHAAVEAGADIILGHHAHILKGVEVYRGKPIFYSMGNFAIDLRMTPEHAKGKGFREIQALSPGWEPDFGSLYNFPPDSRMTMVVTADATAQGLTNVGFLPAFINRDAQPEIMKPGDERFDKIVDYMRWASQAAGLNARFTPSGETVLVDAQPDLDAPSTPAAETAR; translated from the coding sequence ATGAGCAGCGCGCGCTTCTACGCCGTCGCCGACATCGGGCCAGACCGTGACGACCCGCGCGAGTGCTTTGCTCTGGTGCGCGACGAACTTCGCAAGGCCGATATCGCCTTTTCCCAACTGGAAGTGAACCTCACCGAACGCGGCGCCCGCCTGCCCCAGGTGCGCCACACCCATCGCGCCAAGGCCTCCAGCGCCGCGGCGATGAGGGACGCCGGCTTCACCGTCGTGTCGTTCAGCGGCAACCACTGCATGGACTGGGGCCGAGACGGCTTCTTCGACACCATCGACAACCTCAAGAGCGCGGGCCTGGACGTGGCGGGGGTGGGGGCCGATATCGCGCAGGCGCGCACGCCGGTGATCCAGGAGGCCAACGGGATCAAGGTCGCGTTCCTCGCCTACAACTCCATTCTGCCGGCCAACTACTGGGCCGAAGCTGATCGGCCTGGATGCGCGCCCATGCGCGCCTGGACGATCTACGAGCAGATCGAGCCCGATCAGCCGGGCACCCCCTGCCGCGTCCACACCTACGCCAATCGCGACGACCTGGCGTCGATGGCCGCCGACATCAAGGCCGCCCGTCAGCAAGCCGACGTGGTGGCGGTGTCGATACACTGGGGCATCCACTTCATCCCCGCTGTCCTGGCCGACTATCAGCAGGAGGTCGCGCACGCCGCCGTCGAGGCAGGCGCCGACATCATCCTTGGCCACCACGCCCACATCCTGAAGGGGGTCGAGGTCTATCGCGGCAAGCCGATCTTCTACTCGATGGGCAACTTCGCCATCGATCTGCGCATGACGCCCGAGCACGCCAAGGGAAAGGGCTTTCGAGAAATCCAGGCTCTCAGCCCCGGCTGGGAGCCCGACTTCGGCAGCCTCTACAACTTCCCGCCGGACTCGCGCATGACCATGGTTGTCACCGCTGACGCCACCGCGCAGGGCCTGACCAATGTCGGCTTTCTGCCCGCCTTCATCAATCGCGACGCGCAGCCCGAGATCATGAAGCCGGGGGACGAGCGCTTCGACAAGATCGTCGACTACATGCGCTGGGCTAGTCAGGCGGCCGGGCTGAACGCCCGCTTCACGCCAAGCGGGGAGACCGTGCTGGTCGACGCCCAGCCTGACCTCGACGCCCCTTCCACCCCCGCCGCGGAGACCGCCCGATGA
- a CDS encoding MmgE/PrpD family protein, protein MSSGEGLTRQVARHIAGSRFEQLSPQALRMTRLSLLDAVGVTLAASRLGEGVAAFADTVAETGGAAQASVAGFGFKSSILGAVLVNGAAAHALDFEDAYDGAPIHPNAACVPVALALTEHLDLSGQELLTALAVGCDLVCRLGLALKINPDEAGWYPPPILSTFGAAAVGARLLGLNEDETVNALALALNQATATAQFKTAPGSTLRSVRDAFPAHAGLLAALLAKRGVLGFDGALEGKAGLFSLFAQGQYDPDIILDDLGSRFSGERLSFKPWPSCRGTHAFIEAALALQREHGFTADEVEAMVFTGGKVQQMLAEPAAQKSAPKTAIDAKFSLPFSTAAALIDGEVTLATYGPSRLVDPTILELAARFSYVLDPAATLADAASGELGLVLRSGRRLHRRISHPLGAPQNPMSEQDILAKFTACARLSRRALASEQIRSLSETILTLDRIERPGGRLAVMAGEADIL, encoded by the coding sequence GTGAGCTCAGGCGAAGGCCTTACTCGGCAGGTCGCCCGACACATCGCTGGCAGCCGGTTCGAACAGCTGTCGCCTCAAGCGCTGAGGATGACCCGCCTTTCGCTGCTGGACGCCGTAGGCGTGACCCTGGCGGCGAGCCGCCTGGGCGAGGGGGTCGCGGCCTTCGCCGACACGGTCGCCGAGACCGGAGGCGCGGCTCAGGCCAGCGTCGCGGGGTTCGGATTCAAGAGCTCGATCCTGGGGGCGGTGCTGGTCAACGGCGCCGCGGCCCACGCCCTGGATTTCGAGGACGCCTATGACGGCGCGCCGATCCACCCCAACGCCGCCTGTGTTCCGGTGGCCCTGGCCCTGACCGAGCACCTGGACCTCTCGGGCCAGGAGCTTTTGACCGCGCTGGCGGTCGGCTGCGATCTGGTCTGTCGCCTCGGCCTGGCGCTGAAGATCAATCCGGACGAGGCCGGCTGGTATCCGCCGCCGATCCTCAGCACCTTTGGAGCGGCGGCGGTGGGGGCCAGGCTCCTTGGGCTGAACGAGGATGAGACGGTCAACGCCCTGGCGCTGGCGCTCAACCAGGCGACGGCCACCGCGCAGTTCAAGACCGCGCCGGGCTCCACCCTGCGCTCGGTCCGCGACGCCTTTCCCGCTCATGCCGGCCTGCTGGCCGCCCTGCTGGCCAAGCGCGGCGTCCTGGGTTTCGACGGCGCACTTGAAGGCAAGGCGGGCCTCTTCTCGCTGTTCGCACAGGGCCAGTATGACCCCGACATCATCCTGGATGATCTGGGGAGCCGTTTCAGCGGCGAGCGCCTGAGCTTCAAGCCCTGGCCCAGTTGCCGTGGAACCCACGCCTTCATCGAGGCGGCCCTGGCCTTGCAGCGAGAGCACGGATTCACCGCCGACGAGGTGGAGGCCATGGTGTTCACCGGCGGCAAGGTGCAGCAGATGCTGGCCGAGCCGGCGGCGCAAAAGAGCGCGCCCAAGACCGCCATCGACGCCAAGTTCAGCCTGCCGTTCTCCACCGCCGCCGCCTTGATCGACGGCGAGGTGACGCTGGCCACATACGGTCCCTCCAGACTGGTGGATCCCACGATCCTGGAACTGGCGGCGCGCTTCTCCTACGTCCTCGATCCGGCCGCCACCCTGGCTGACGCCGCATCCGGGGAACTTGGCCTGGTCTTGCGTTCAGGCCGTCGCCTGCACAGGCGGATCAGCCATCCGCTGGGGGCCCCGCAAAATCCAATGAGCGAGCAGGACATCCTCGCCAAGTTCACCGCCTGCGCGCGCCTGTCCCGCCGCGCCCTTGCGAGCGAACAAATCCGGAGCCTGAGCGAGACGATCCTCACCCTGGATCGGATCGAGCGGCCGGGCGGGCGGCTGGCCGTGATGGCCGGCGAGGCCGACATACTGTAG
- a CDS encoding TonB-dependent receptor plug domain-containing protein: MNHPLVAPVRRKTQWLCASALAAAVIAPGAALAQADQPMDTAVEEIVVTGTSIRGVAPVGAPSRPIGQEELQASGVVSTADIVRALPQFISLGAQEGQGGQTQNAAANVTQGTGVNLRGLGTGSTLVLLNGRRLSPSGVDWQFNDVSMFPSGALQRVEVVADGASAIYGSDAVAGVVNFIFQSRFDGARTSASAGFADGVEQYQFGQTFGKTWSSGDVFFAYEHFERTPLDAADRDFLSADLRPFGGPDRRVTNANPGTIVVSGVTYAIPTGQNGVGLSPSRLVAGTSNLGDPAQSRDFLARQNRESVVLSVRQELTDRLSVSYEGFYGTRDFKNRGGSAAGAAGAVAALVVPRSNPFFVHPTNPAAASVTVNYDFVNDFASYSHGRESVFQNAIAAKYDLFGDWIAEASFANSRSDSGRRAEGQLRTVNLPSVLADTNPATAFNPFGDRVAQNPATLARLIGFSDLKTSYILDDFNFKVSGTLFNLPGGAVKAALGAEAYWASGRSNQVRNTTTAAPVTTLHSRVTRDVKAVFGEIFVPLIGSQNAMPFAQRLVLSAAARYEDYSDFGRTTNPKIGLTWDPVSSLSLRASYGTSFRAPTLKDIDAAGSGTYNVVDFIDPRSTQANGLSHGIELLGGRPGISPEEAETISVGGDFAPTSVPGLKLSATYYAVDYKNRIDTLPYATTLANPTLLGQYITRNPSPALLTDIYASPFYKGTPEPFGNFVLIVDSRRKNLGGFKQTGLDLSAQYDFTTGLGDWRVRGDWTEILSAKTSLLPGSNFVDVLDTINNPVSTRVRLAAGWSRDGWSLDGFVNHVGSYTNTLVTPNAKVDAWTTVDLTAAYVVQSSSRLLQGVRLAVSAQNVFDEDPPVVINGLMAFDSANASAMGRFVNFSIAKQW, from the coding sequence ATGAACCATCCGCTCGTCGCGCCCGTCCGGCGCAAGACCCAATGGCTTTGCGCCAGCGCCCTGGCCGCCGCCGTCATCGCGCCCGGCGCGGCCTTGGCCCAGGCCGATCAGCCCATGGACACGGCCGTCGAGGAGATCGTGGTCACCGGCACCTCGATCCGGGGCGTGGCCCCGGTCGGCGCGCCCTCGCGTCCCATCGGTCAGGAGGAGTTGCAGGCCTCCGGCGTGGTCAGCACCGCCGACATCGTCCGCGCCCTGCCCCAGTTCATCAGCCTCGGCGCTCAGGAAGGCCAGGGCGGCCAGACCCAGAACGCGGCGGCCAACGTCACCCAGGGCACCGGCGTCAATCTGCGCGGCCTGGGCACCGGTTCGACCCTGGTCCTGCTCAACGGCCGCCGCCTGTCGCCCAGCGGCGTCGACTGGCAGTTCAACGATGTATCGATGTTCCCGAGCGGCGCCCTGCAGCGGGTCGAGGTCGTCGCCGACGGCGCTTCGGCCATCTACGGCTCGGACGCCGTTGCCGGCGTGGTCAACTTCATCTTCCAGAGCCGCTTCGACGGCGCCCGCACCTCGGCCAGCGCCGGCTTCGCCGACGGGGTCGAGCAATATCAGTTCGGCCAGACCTTCGGCAAAACCTGGAGCAGCGGCGACGTCTTCTTCGCCTACGAGCATTTCGAGCGCACGCCGCTGGACGCCGCGGATCGCGACTTCCTGTCGGCCGATCTTCGCCCCTTCGGCGGCCCTGACCGCCGGGTGACCAACGCCAACCCCGGCACCATCGTGGTCAGCGGCGTCACCTACGCCATTCCCACTGGCCAGAATGGGGTCGGCCTGTCGCCCAGCCGCCTGGTGGCCGGCACATCCAACCTGGGCGATCCGGCCCAGAGCCGTGACTTTCTGGCTCGTCAGAACCGCGAGAGCGTCGTCCTGTCCGTTCGCCAGGAACTGACCGACCGCCTGTCGGTCTCTTACGAGGGCTTCTACGGCACGCGCGACTTCAAGAACCGCGGCGGCTCGGCCGCGGGTGCGGCTGGCGCCGTGGCGGCGCTGGTGGTGCCGCGCTCCAACCCGTTCTTCGTGCACCCGACCAATCCGGCGGCGGCCTCGGTGACGGTCAACTACGACTTCGTCAACGACTTCGCCTCGTACAGCCATGGCCGCGAGTCGGTGTTCCAGAACGCGATCGCCGCGAAGTACGACCTGTTCGGCGACTGGATCGCCGAGGCGTCCTTCGCCAACAGCCGCTCCGATTCCGGGCGCCGCGCCGAAGGCCAGCTGCGCACGGTGAACCTGCCCTCCGTCCTGGCCGACACCAATCCGGCGACCGCCTTCAATCCGTTCGGGGACCGCGTGGCCCAGAACCCCGCCACCCTGGCGCGACTGATCGGCTTCTCGGACCTAAAGACCAGCTACATTCTCGACGACTTCAATTTCAAGGTCAGCGGCACGCTGTTCAACTTGCCCGGCGGTGCGGTCAAGGCCGCGCTGGGCGCCGAGGCCTACTGGGCCAGCGGCCGCTCCAACCAGGTGCGCAACACCACCACGGCCGCGCCGGTCACAACGTTGCACAGCCGCGTCACGCGCGACGTCAAGGCGGTGTTCGGCGAGATTTTCGTGCCGCTCATCGGGTCGCAGAACGCCATGCCGTTCGCCCAGCGCCTCGTGCTGTCGGCGGCGGCGCGATACGAGGACTATTCCGACTTCGGCCGCACCACCAATCCGAAGATCGGCCTGACCTGGGATCCGGTCTCCTCGCTGTCCCTGCGCGCCAGCTACGGCACCTCGTTCCGCGCCCCGACGCTCAAGGACATCGATGCGGCGGGCAGCGGCACCTACAACGTCGTCGACTTCATTGATCCGCGCTCGACCCAGGCCAACGGCCTCAGCCACGGCATCGAGCTTCTGGGCGGCCGCCCTGGGATCTCGCCGGAAGAGGCCGAGACCATCTCGGTTGGCGGCGATTTCGCCCCCACCTCGGTCCCCGGCCTGAAGCTGTCGGCGACTTACTACGCCGTCGACTACAAGAACCGCATCGATACCCTGCCCTACGCCACCACCCTGGCGAACCCGACGCTGCTGGGCCAATACATCACGCGCAATCCAAGCCCTGCTCTTCTGACCGATATCTACGCCTCGCCGTTCTACAAGGGCACGCCCGAGCCTTTCGGCAACTTCGTGCTGATCGTCGACAGCCGCCGCAAGAACCTTGGCGGCTTCAAGCAGACCGGCCTGGACCTTTCGGCCCAGTACGACTTCACCACCGGCCTGGGCGACTGGCGCGTGCGCGGCGACTGGACCGAGATCCTGAGCGCCAAGACCTCGCTTCTGCCAGGCTCCAACTTCGTGGATGTCCTGGACACCATCAATAATCCGGTCAGCACGCGGGTGCGTCTGGCCGCCGGCTGGAGCCGCGATGGCTGGTCGCTGGACGGCTTCGTCAATCACGTGGGCTCCTACACCAACACCCTGGTGACGCCGAACGCCAAGGTCGACGCCTGGACCACCGTCGACCTGACCGCCGCCTATGTCGTGCAGAGCAGCTCCAGGCTGCTGCAGGGCGTGCGCCTGGCGGTCAGCGCCCAGAACGTCTTCGACGAGGATCCGCCCGTGGTCATCAACGGTCTGATGGCCTTCGACAGCGCCAACGCCAGCGCCATGGGCCGTTTCGTGAACTTCAGCATCGCCAAGCAATGGTGA
- a CDS encoding tannase/feruloyl esterase family alpha/beta hydrolase, translating to MVRRAALAGAAAAVLLLPAAPIAGAAASTAAPAGGAADRCAALAAAGAFRGVQVDAAQLTPAAWTSPAVSNRNAQPVAASVCRVQGRIEGDVGFEVWLPVDGWNGRFLGTGVGGNAGYLNYTDMARGVGLGFAAASTDTGHSLEDVSWVADPRKVANYANVAHHRLAEVSKAMLARFYGEPARHAYFIGCSGGGRQALKVVQDFPADYDGVIAGAPGLDLVTLSARHLGASLHALRDPDAAVSPAAWDAIGQAAVKACDTDDGVTDGVVANPAACRFDPASLACGTTASSVCLTPKQLATVQAISAPLTVGGRDVDPGLLPGVTPRPGPPPALARSIFGHLAHGDANWNPIGFDPDKDVPPAWKGLPTMAAEKTDVAAFAKRGGKLIVYHGLIDPATLPQPTTAYVEAAKASVAKAGGPDFARLYLAPGMLHCQGGPGADRFGQAGDRVTADDPRSNALSALVRWVEEGQAPQDLRASKIEAGRTIFTRKLCPHPQAAVYNGVGDPDSADSFVCRAPADGDKE from the coding sequence ATGGTGAGGCGCGCCGCACTCGCGGGGGCGGCCGCGGCCGTCCTTCTCCTGCCGGCCGCCCCCATCGCCGGCGCGGCGGCCTCAACGGCTGCGCCGGCGGGCGGGGCCGCCGACCGGTGCGCCGCGCTCGCCGCCGCCGGCGCCTTCAGGGGCGTCCAGGTGGACGCCGCGCAATTGACGCCGGCCGCCTGGACAAGTCCCGCGGTCTCCAACCGAAACGCCCAGCCGGTGGCGGCGAGCGTGTGCCGGGTGCAAGGCCGCATCGAAGGCGACGTCGGCTTCGAAGTGTGGCTGCCCGTGGACGGCTGGAACGGCCGCTTCCTGGGCACGGGAGTCGGCGGCAACGCCGGCTATCTGAACTATACGGACATGGCGCGCGGGGTCGGCCTCGGCTTCGCCGCCGCCTCGACCGACACCGGGCACAGTCTGGAGGACGTCTCCTGGGTGGCCGATCCGCGCAAGGTCGCCAACTACGCCAATGTCGCCCACCACCGCCTGGCGGAAGTCTCCAAGGCCATGCTCGCCCGCTTCTACGGCGAGCCGGCACGGCACGCCTACTTCATCGGCTGCTCGGGCGGCGGGCGCCAGGCGCTCAAGGTCGTGCAGGATTTCCCCGCCGACTATGACGGTGTGATCGCCGGTGCTCCGGGGCTGGATCTGGTCACGCTCTCGGCGCGCCATCTCGGCGCCTCCCTGCATGCCTTGCGCGATCCGGACGCGGCGGTCTCGCCCGCCGCCTGGGACGCCATAGGACAGGCCGCCGTAAAGGCCTGCGACACCGATGACGGCGTGACCGACGGCGTCGTCGCCAATCCGGCCGCCTGCCGCTTCGATCCCGCTTCCCTGGCCTGCGGAACCACCGCATCGTCGGTCTGCCTGACGCCCAAGCAACTGGCGACGGTGCAGGCGATCAGTGCGCCGCTCACTGTGGGCGGACGCGACGTCGATCCGGGCCTGCTGCCTGGGGTCACCCCAAGGCCGGGCCCGCCGCCCGCCCTGGCCCGATCAATCTTTGGCCATCTGGCGCACGGCGACGCGAACTGGAATCCGATCGGCTTCGATCCCGACAAGGACGTCCCGCCCGCCTGGAAGGGCTTGCCGACCATGGCCGCCGAGAAGACCGACGTGGCCGCCTTCGCCAAGCGCGGCGGCAAGCTGATCGTCTATCACGGGCTCATCGACCCAGCGACCCTGCCGCAACCGACAACGGCCTATGTGGAGGCCGCCAAGGCCAGTGTCGCCAAGGCCGGCGGCCCCGATTTCGCCCGCCTCTATCTGGCGCCCGGCATGCTGCATTGTCAGGGCGGCCCGGGCGCCGACCGCTTCGGCCAGGCCGGCGACCGCGTCACCGCGGACGACCCGCGCTCCAACGCCCTGTCGGCCCTCGTGCGCTGGGTCGAAGAGGGACAGGCGCCGCAAGACTTGCGGGCCTCTAAGATCGAGGCCGGCAGAACGATCTTCACCCGCAAGCTTTGCCCGCATCCGCAGGCGGCGGTCTACAATGGCGTCGGCGATCCGGACAGCGCCGACAGTTTCGTCTGCCGCGCCCCGGCGGACGGCGACAAGGAGTAA